From Bradyrhizobium symbiodeficiens, the proteins below share one genomic window:
- a CDS encoding DUF2946 family protein, with amino-acid sequence MVRRMHARLQKFLPLVLLALVMQVLAPIAACWATGRAVADPLSAAVICHSANEQGGLDDRTGTPTARAGACALCCLAQAGASLDSPTHAGLSIPFRHAERVVWQPADASAIAAPKGPSAQARAPPQFS; translated from the coding sequence ATGGTTCGGCGGATGCACGCGCGGCTACAGAAATTCCTCCCCCTGGTCCTGCTCGCCCTGGTGATGCAGGTGCTGGCGCCGATTGCCGCGTGCTGGGCGACCGGCCGGGCCGTTGCCGATCCGCTGTCTGCCGCCGTCATCTGCCACAGTGCGAACGAACAGGGCGGCCTCGACGATCGGACCGGCACCCCGACCGCGCGTGCGGGCGCGTGCGCCCTGTGTTGCCTGGCTCAGGCGGGCGCCTCGCTCGATTCGCCGACCCACGCGGGACTCTCGATTCCGTTCCGCCATGCCGAGCGCGTGGTGTGGCAGCCGGCGGATGCGTCGGCCATCGCCGCTCCCAAGGGTCCGAGCGCCCAGGCGCGCGCCCCACCTCAATTTTCCTGA
- a CDS encoding globin, translating to MNKSPNPVELSFELVPLRCTDLTPLVYQRLFDERPETQAMFRSQGGDLVKGSMLALTIGAILDLAAERRGQFRLIACELASHDAYGTSRQLFIAFFAVIRDTLRDLLGDEWSIEIAQAWDTLLTDIDALTGTTA from the coding sequence ATGAATAAGTCCCCCAATCCGGTCGAACTCAGCTTTGAGCTCGTGCCCTTGCGCTGCACCGATCTCACGCCGCTGGTCTATCAACGCCTGTTCGACGAACGTCCCGAAACGCAGGCGATGTTCCGCTCGCAGGGCGGCGACCTCGTGAAGGGATCGATGCTCGCGCTGACGATCGGGGCGATTCTCGATCTGGCCGCTGAGCGTCGCGGGCAATTCCGGCTGATTGCCTGCGAGCTTGCCTCGCACGACGCCTATGGCACGTCGCGCCAGCTGTTCATCGCCTTCTTCGCGGTCATCAGGGACACGCTGCGCGATCTGCTCGGCGATGAATGGTCCATCGAGATCGCGCAGGCCTGGGACACATTGCTCACCGACATCGACGCACTCACCGGCACGACAGCCTGA
- a CDS encoding sugar ABC transporter substrate-binding protein, producing MSGTKDFSTTRRDLLQAAATAGAGAALLGSMGINPALAAEVGRSEKPLKAAFSNAGLQATWCAQGKQAAEFWGKLFNVEVTWFDGQLDAVKQRAAIDNMASQKWDFAAIQAFGIGTLTQPVQKMIDAGTPVIDMDTLIAPLDQINVHSFLAPDNEFMGASVTQALCNAMGGKGKIIMTQGALGHTGAQGRAKGFTNTVKQFPGIEVLDTQPADWDVSKTARLWETYLTKYPQIDAAFFHNDDMALAAANIMKARGRTNILIGGVDAMPPAIQAVSEGRMFATVRNPSCRIHGGAIIAGVSAVVGGEKSGKGIPKNVVTDGPVVTKANAAGMQWMQDHFLI from the coding sequence ATGTCCGGGACGAAAGATTTCTCGACGACGAGGCGCGATCTTCTTCAGGCGGCTGCGACCGCCGGCGCCGGAGCTGCCCTGCTCGGCAGCATGGGCATAAACCCTGCATTGGCCGCCGAGGTCGGGCGAAGCGAGAAGCCGCTGAAGGCGGCGTTCTCCAATGCGGGCCTTCAGGCCACCTGGTGCGCGCAAGGCAAGCAAGCCGCCGAATTCTGGGGCAAGCTGTTCAATGTCGAGGTCACCTGGTTCGACGGCCAGCTCGACGCGGTGAAGCAGCGCGCGGCGATCGACAACATGGCCTCGCAGAAATGGGACTTCGCCGCGATCCAGGCCTTCGGCATCGGCACCCTCACCCAGCCCGTGCAGAAGATGATCGACGCCGGCACGCCCGTGATCGATATGGACACGCTGATCGCACCGCTCGACCAGATCAACGTCCACTCCTTCCTCGCCCCTGACAACGAGTTCATGGGCGCCTCTGTGACGCAGGCGCTGTGCAATGCGATGGGCGGCAAGGGCAAGATCATCATGACGCAGGGCGCGCTCGGGCATACCGGCGCGCAAGGGCGGGCAAAAGGCTTCACCAACACGGTGAAGCAATTCCCCGGCATCGAGGTGCTCGACACCCAGCCGGCCGACTGGGACGTCTCCAAGACGGCGCGGCTCTGGGAAACCTATCTGACCAAGTACCCGCAGATCGACGCGGCGTTCTTCCACAATGACGACATGGCGCTTGCCGCCGCCAACATCATGAAGGCGCGGGGCCGCACCAACATCCTGATCGGCGGCGTCGATGCCATGCCGCCGGCGATCCAGGCGGTAAGCGAAGGCCGTATGTTCGCGACCGTGCGCAATCCGTCCTGCCGTATCCATGGCGGCGCCATCATCGCTGGCGTCTCGGCCGTTGTCGGCGGCGAAAAGAGCGGAAAGGGCATTCCCAAGAACGTCGTCACCGACGGCCCGGTCGTAACCAAGGCCAACGCCGCCGGGATGCAGTGGATGCAGGATCACTTCCTGATCTGA